The sequence ATTTGTTTTTGTCTATGTAGTCTACAGTATCTTTTACTGTTTTAATTTTTTCAGCGATTTCATCAGGAATTTCAACATTGAATTCTTCCTCAAAAGCCATAATTAATTCAACGATATCAAGAGAATCTGCACCTAGATCATCAATAAAAGTTGAATCGATGTTTACATCATCAGCATCAACACCTAATTGCTCAACCACGATTTCTTTTACTTTATCAAAAGTTGACACCAAATTCACCTCCTTTCAAGAGATAATATTACATTACCATACCACCATCAACATTAATAGTTTGACCGGTAATGTAACTTGATTTATCAGAAACTAAAAACAATACTGCTTCTGCCACATCTTCAGCTTGACCAATTCTACCAAACGGTATTTTGGCTGCGAAGTCTTTTTTTACTTCATCGCTTAAAACGGCAGTCATATCAGTAGATATATAACCTGGAGCAATCGCATTAACATTTATTCCTCGAGATGCGAATTCTTTTGCAACCGATTTAGTAAAACCAATTACTCCAGCTTTAGCAGCAGCATAGTTAGCTTGACCTGCATTTCCAGTTAGACCTACTACTGAAGTCATATTTACAATTTTACCATATCTTTGTTTCATCATAATACGAGAAATAGATTTTGTACAGTTATAAACACCTTTTAAATTAGTGTTCATAACATCATCCCAATCGCTTTCCTTCATACGCATTAACAAGTTATCTCTTGTAATACCGGCATTATTAACTAAAATATCAATACGGCCAAATTGTTCAACAATCATCTTAACCATGTTTTCAACAGCTTCAGCGCTTGCTACATCAGCTTGAATCACAATTGCCTTGCCACTATTTTCCATGATTTCAGTTGCAACTTCTTGAGCCGCATTAGCATTCCCAGCATAATTTATAACCACAGTCGCACCAGCTTTTGCTAGAGCAATTGCAATAGCTTTGCCAATACCACGTGAAGCACCTGTTACCAGTGCAATTTTATTGTCTAAAAGCATTTTAACGAACCTCCTTGAAATAATCAAGGGTTTTTTCCAAACTGACTACATCTTCCACATTCACACTGTTAATTTCTTTATTTATTTTCTTATTAAAGCCGCATAAAACCTTACCTGGGCCAACTTCAACAGCTGTCATTGCATTATATTTAACGATTTCTGCAACGCATTCTTCCCATTTTACCGGGCTAGCAGCTTGCTTGATTAAATTTTCTTTAATGATTTGTGCTTCAGTCATTATTTTGCCATCAACATTTGCCACCACCGGAATATTAGCATTAGAAATTTCAATATTGTTAAGCTCTATTGCTAATTTTTCAGATGCCGGATTCATCAATGAACTATGAAATGGCGCACTAACAGGAAGCATTACTGCTTTTCTAGCCCCAGCTTCTTTTAACTTTTCTACTGCTGTTTCTACGCCAGCAACAGTACCAGCAATAACCACTTGTCCAGGACAGTTGAAATTTACAGCCTGTACTAATGATCCTGAAGCGGTAACACTTTCACAAACTTCTACTATTTTTGAACCTTCTAATCCTAAAATAGCCGCCATACTACCTTGTCCCAATGGAACAGCCTCTTGCATAAATTGTCCGCGTTTTCTAACTAATACCACGGCATCTTCAAATTTCAAAGAACCAGCTGCTACTAATGCAGAGTATTCACCCAAGCTATGACCTGCTACTATTTGCGGTACAAGCCCTTGCTCTTTTAAAATTTCATTGCAAATAGCACTAACTGTTAAAATAGCCGGTTGTGTATTATAAGTTTTTTTCAGTTCATCCTCAGGTCCTTCAAAGCACATTTGCATAATTGAAAAACCAAGAGCCTCATCAGCAGCTTTAAACATTTTTTTTGCTACATCGTATTTCTCATATAATTCTTTACCCATACCGATACTTTGGGATCCTTGTCCCGGAAATAAAAATGCAATTTTATTCATGTTACACTCTCCCTTATTCAAGACTATCTTTCAAGTTATTCATTACTGCCGGAATACCTTGAATAATTTCTTGAATTATCTCTTCTACGGACTGACAAGCATTAATCATCCCTGAAATTTGTCCAATCATCACTGAACCTTTTTCAGTATCACCTTTTCTAGCCGCCAATTGCAGTGTTCCAGCACCTAATTCTTCTAATTCTTCCGCACTTACACCTGATTTTTCTTTTTCTAAATATTCCCGGCTTAATTTATTGGCAATAACACGTACCGGATGACCAGTCGCAACACCTGTAACCACAGTCGAACGGTCTTTTGCTTTTAATACCGCCTGCTTATAGTTTTCATGAGCAATACATTCATTAGCAACAACAAATCTACTACCAATTTGTACGGCTGAAGCTCCTAAGGCAAACGCAGCTACAACCCCACGAGAGTCCGCAATACCACCAGCGGCAATAACCGGAACATCAACCGCATCAACGATTTGTGGTAATAACGCCATTGTTGTTATCTCTCCAATATGTCCGCCACTTTCCATCCCTTCAGCAATAACCGCATCAACACCTGTTCTAACCAATCTTTTTGCTAATGCCACCGAAGCTACAACCGGAATTATTTTAGTACCAATTTCTTTTAATGCCGGTATATATTCACCAGGATTTCCGGCACCAGTTGTTACTACCGGTACTCTTTCTTCAATTACCACTTGCATAACTTCTCTGACAAATGGCGACATCAACATTATATTAACACCAAAGGGCTTATCTGTATTAGCCTTGGTTTTTCTGATTTCTTCACGTAATAAATCTGGCGGCATATGACCTGCACCAATTATTCCAAGACCACCAGCATTCGAAACAGCAGCGGCCAACTCAGCAGTGCCAATCCAAGCCATTCCACCTTGTAAAATAGGATATTTAATATTTAATAACTTGCAAATAATATTTTTATTCTCCATCTATTAAGCCTCCTTAGACCATTTCATTACACAAGCTGCCCATGTTAAGCCGGCACCAAAGCCTACTAAAACAACATTATCGCCTTTTTTGATTTTTTTATTTTCTACAGCTTCCGCTAACGCAATAGGAATTGAAGCGGCTGAAGTATTGCCATATTTTTCAACATTAACAAAAACTTTATCCATACCCAATTTCAATCTTTTTGCCGCTGAATTTATTATTCTAATATTGGCTTGGTGTGGTACTAAACAATCAATTTCTTCTTTGTCAAGTCCTGCATTATCAAGCGCTTTTTGTGCGGCATCACCCATAACTTTTATCGCAAATTTGAAAACTTCATTGCCATTCATATGAATATAATGCATTTTATCCTTCACAGTCTGCTCTGTTGCTGGATTTAAACTACCACCAGCAGGCATACTTAAGACATCACCACCAGAACCATCCGCACCTAGTTCAAAGCCTAAAATTCCACCCTCATCGACTTGTCCTAATACCGCTGCACCGGCACCATCACCAAATAACACACAAGTATTGCGATCTTCCCAATTAATAATTTTAGATAGGGTTTCTGAAGCTACTACTAAAACTTTTTTATATGCACCACTTTTGATAAATTGGGTTGCTACACTTAATCCATAAACAAACCCAGAACATGCTGCTGACAAATCAAAAGCTGCTGCATTAACAGCTTTTAATCTATTTTGAATAATACACGCAGTTGAAGGGAAAAAAGTATCTGGTGTAATCGTTGCCGTAATAATCAAATCAATTTCCTCCGGCTGAACATTTGCATTAGCTAAAGCTTTAAGTGCTGCTTCATAAGCTAAGTCCGAGGTAGCTTGATTATCTGCCGCAAGCCGTCTTTCTTTAATTCCTGTTCTATCTACAATCCATTCATCATTAGTATCAACAATTTTACTTAAATCATCATTAGTTACAATTTTTTCTGGAACATAATATCCGGTACCTATAATACCAACATTTACTTCTTTATTCACTAGCAAATTGCCTCCTTAGCAATATTATCTCTAATATGTTTTATCACTTCATTCTGTACTGATTGACTTGCTACTTTAATAGAATTTTTAATGGCTTTAGCTTTAGAACTTCCATGGCAAATTATAAAACAACCATTAACACCCAATAATAAAGCCCCACCATATTCAGAATGATCAAGTCTTTTACCAAGTTTTCCTAATGCTTTTTTCAAAATCAAAGCCGCTATTTTAACAAAGATATTACTACTTTTAATTTCACTAATTATAAGTTTTTTCAAGGTACTAATTAAACCTTCTGCAAACTTTAAAACAACATTTCCAACAAAGCCGTCACATACTACAACGTCAAAATTACCCTTAGGAACATCCCGACCTTCAGCATTTCCGATAAAATTGATAGTATTTAAAGCTTTAAGCATTTCATAAGTAGTCAAAACTTGTTCATTGCCCTTAGTTTCTTCTTCACCAATGTTAAGTAAACCAACGCGAGGATTACTTATTCCAAAAACATATTCGGCATAAACACTCCCCATTATCCCACTTTGCACAAGATGTTTCGGCTTACTATCAACATTAGCCCCTGAATCCAAAAGTACCGTTACCCCTTTAAGATTAGGAATTGGTGTCGCTATCACTGGTCTTTCAATTCCCCTAACTCTTCCCAAACCAAATAAAGCTGCTGCTACTGCCGCACCAGTACTGCCAGCAGATACGACGGCATCGCAATATCCTTCTTTTACAAGTGCTGTCGCTATAACTAAAGAGGCATTTTTTTTCTTCCGTACCGCAATTACAGGTTGCTCATCCATTTCTATTACTTCATTAGTATGCTTTATCTCAATATCAAGCTTTTCCCATCCTGATATTTCTTTTAATATACTTTTAATTTCATTTTCATTTCCGACCAAAACAACCCCAAGTTTTTCTTCCTTTACAGCATCAACTGCACCTAAAACAATTTCTCGCGGTGCATAGTCTCCACCCATTGCATCAATTGCAATTTTCATATCAGCACCTCTGCTTATTTTATAAAGACACCATAATGAATTTAGCTCGAAAAACCTCTTGAACATCATTACGAGTTTTTACCCAAATAAAATATTTATTACCCCGCTGTCTTATAACTTCTGCTTTCGCTACTAATTTTTCTCCTACATGAATCGGCGTCTTGTATTTGATATTAGCTACACCAGTCACTGCAGCAGGTGCATCAATCACTGCTAAAGCTAATGAATTTGCCTGAGAAAAAACATAATGACCTCTTGCTACTTGTGTTTTTTCAAAAACCATGTCTGGAGTTATTTTAATAATCGAAATCGCAGATTTTCCCAATTGCAAATCAATCAAATCACCAATAATTTCATCACTGGCAATTGATTTTATCTTTGCTTGTGCACTTTCCGCCATTTTTTTAGTGCGTTCTCGCAACTCTGGAATCCCAAGTTCTAACCGATCCAATCTGATCGTCTGAATACTAACATCCAGCATCTTCGCTAGCTCTTCATCAGTTAAAAAAGGGCTTGTCTGCATATTCTTTAATAATAATTGATGTCTCATCGTTTTTTTTATTTTAGCCATTTTTATCACCTATTTTTATAAGTAGGTACTATAACCAGTTACTAAACCCAATTATAACTACTGCCAACTATAATTGCAAGAAAAATAAACACATTTTATTGAAAATAATACCGAATTATTAGTCATATTTTTGAAAAATATAAAAGGTCTTGAAACATTATTTAATGTCTCAAGACCTTTGTTTTATCTAATTAATTAGATAATATTTTTCTTATACTCAGCATACATAACTTTTAATTCTTCAATTCTATCATACATTTCAATTTGTAATGCTGATGCAGTTTCATAATCACCATCATTTAATGCTTCTTCTACTAAGCTGAATAATGATTTTACATCAATAGTATCTTTTGCTAAATATTGACGTAACTCATTAACTTTTGCCCACATGTAGCAGTCATGATCATTTGATCCAACATCATGAACTTTCTTAGCAGCTCTTACAATATTTAAATTTTCAGGGATAATACGGCTAATCAATTCTGTTTTCCAACGAGTTAATGCACCTGCTACAAAGGCATTGATGATTTCTTCACGTAAAGCGCCACTAGCTGTAAAAACATCTTTTTTGTTAGCATATTTTTCAAAAGCAATCATATTTTCCCAAACAGTTGCTGGCGGTCTACCAAATAAACGATCTCTTTCTTCATCTTCGTAATCCTCGAATACATCTTCTTCACTACGATATGCTCTGTCTTTTTCAAGATAAAAGCCTTCTTGCCCTGCTTCTTTAGAAAGCTCAGCTAATAATTCAGTAGTTGATTTACCAGATGTAACCGCAGCTTTAATACCATCAAATGCTGCTAAATAAATTGCTGCAAGAGCAATGTAAGTATTAGTATATGGATTGCATGCACGAACTTCAAATCTAGTAGCATATGGATTTTCTACATCACGTACAAGACCAGCTAAAATTGTACGATTACGAGAAGGAGTTTCTGGAACATGACCTAATGATGTAACAATACAAACCGGTGCTTCAAACCCTGGTTTTAAACGGTTTAAAGAATCATTTGTCGCTGAAATAAATGGATTTACTACTTCATAATTTTTAAGAATACCCATAATTGTACCGTAACCGATAGCACTTAAGAAGTCTTCAGTCATTACAGTTGGTGAGAACAAGTTAACAGTTTTACCTGATTTTAAAACAGCTGCCATCCCAACATGAGTATGCTCACCATTACCAGCAAGCCCAATCATCGGTTTTGCTTTGAAGTTAACTTCTAAGCCATTAGCACGGAAAATTTCTTTTACTAAAATACGAGCTAATAATTCATTATCAGCAGCTTGCATTGCATCAGCAAAACGCCAGTCAATTTCAATTTGCTCACAAACATGAGTTAAGTTACCTGATTCATCAATATGTGCTTTTAGTCCACCAACTTCTTTATGACCCATCTCAGCATGTAAACCATAAGCATCAAGCATTAAAATTGCTTGTTCAGTCGCAGTACGAACAGCACCACGTGTACGTTGCCAATATTGTTCTTGCATAACTTGAGATGCAGACATTTCTGCAATTTCAGCTTGTACTAGTGGAGTTTTAACCCAAAATTCTAATTCTGTTGCTGAAGTAAATACGATATTTTCTACTTCATTGCCATCAACATGTTCTAAGCCAGCAATTTTCGGATATTTTTTAAATAATCCTAATAGTTCAGTTTTTACATAATTTAAGCTTTCCGCTAAAACTGCACGAGAATCAACTTTTTTACCTTCATGAACTAAGAAACCAGGAATTCTTAACGTTCCAACTGGTTTACCAGTTTCTTCATCATAATGCTCAAAGTTATAATCAACATACCAGTTTACACTTGGGTCAGCCGGCATATCAACTTTGGCATTATTAAGCGTTGCAATACCAGTTAACACAACGGAAGAACCATCTGTTTGTACTGCACCACCATGATAAAAACCTTCAATATCTTTAATAAAAACGCCCACAGGAATTTTTTCATCAGTATCATTACCAGCTAAATCGATACCTACGACAGATACAAATTTAATTTCCGGATGTTTTTGCAACATTGCAATTAATTCTTCTTTTGCTGTACCGGCAGGAATTACACATAATAAATCTTTCATCATAACAAAACCCACTCCTAAATTTTAGTTTATTTTTACATTTTTTTACATTTAGCAAAGTATAAAACGCCAATTAGAATGATAAAATTATATCAAAACTAATTGGCGCCATTGCCTAAAATATTTACCTAACTTACTACATTTTTGATTATAGCATATTTATAAACTTTGTCTACATTTTTTTTAAATTTTTTATTAACTTCTTAATTTTGCAGCAAAAGTTTTTTCTAAACTCTTTACAATGTTCTCATAAGCTTCATCAATCTCAATATCAGTCAATGTTTTTTCTGCTGACTGAAAACTCAAGGCAAATGCTAAACTTTTTTGTCCAGCTGAAACTTGCTCCCCTTTATAGACATCAAACAATTTAACTTCCTTCAACAAAGCTCCACCATTATCTATTATCGTGGCTTCTACCGCACCTGCCTCAACTTCATCATTTATTGTAATTGCTAAATCACGAGAACTAGCTGGATATTTTGGTAACGATTGATATTGACAAATTTCTTGAGAAGCTTCTTCTAATAATTTTAAATCAATATCAAAAATATATGTTTTTCGACTAATACCAAACTTTTCTAAAACTTCCGGATGAACTTCGCCTATTACCGCAAGGCAATTATTATTTTTAGTAAACTTAGCAGTTTTACCAGGATGCATTGCATAATGTTCGCCGGCTTCAACTATATAATCAACAATACCAAGCTTACTAAATAAAACTTCCGTAATTCCTTTAAGATCATAAAAATCAACATTATCTTTACCTTGGCTCCACGATAGCTGATTTCTTCGTCCTGTTATCGCTCCCGCTAACATAAACTGTTCATACGGTAATTTTGTTAATGGAATTTCTTCCGGATAAAAAACCGACCCAATTTCAAAAATTTGAATATTAT is a genomic window of Negativicutes bacterium containing:
- the fabD gene encoding ACP S-malonyltransferase, whose protein sequence is MNKIAFLFPGQGSQSIGMGKELYEKYDVAKKMFKAADEALGFSIMQMCFEGPEDELKKTYNTQPAILTVSAICNEILKEQGLVPQIVAGHSLGEYSALVAAGSLKFEDAVVLVRKRGQFMQEAVPLGQGSMAAILGLEGSKIVEVCESVTASGSLVQAVNFNCPGQVVIAGTVAGVETAVEKLKEAGARKAVMLPVSAPFHSSLMNPASEKLAIELNNIEISNANIPVVANVDGKIMTEAQIIKENLIKQAASPVKWEECVAEIVKYNAMTAVEVGPGKVLCGFNKKINKEINSVNVEDVVSLEKTLDYFKEVR
- a CDS encoding ketoacyl-ACP synthase III, giving the protein MNKEVNVGIIGTGYYVPEKIVTNDDLSKIVDTNDEWIVDRTGIKERRLAADNQATSDLAYEAALKALANANVQPEEIDLIITATITPDTFFPSTACIIQNRLKAVNAAAFDLSAACSGFVYGLSVATQFIKSGAYKKVLVVASETLSKIINWEDRNTCVLFGDGAGAAVLGQVDEGGILGFELGADGSGGDVLSMPAGGSLNPATEQTVKDKMHYIHMNGNEVFKFAIKVMGDAAQKALDNAGLDKEEIDCLVPHQANIRIINSAAKRLKLGMDKVFVNVEKYGNTSAASIPIALAEAVENKKIKKGDNVVLVGFGAGLTWAACVMKWSKEA
- the fabG gene encoding 3-oxoacyl-[acyl-carrier-protein] reductase; this encodes MLLDNKIALVTGASRGIGKAIAIALAKAGATVVINYAGNANAAQEVATEIMENSGKAIVIQADVASAEAVENMVKMIVEQFGRIDILVNNAGITRDNLLMRMKESDWDDVMNTNLKGVYNCTKSISRIMMKQRYGKIVNMTSVVGLTGNAGQANYAAAKAGVIGFTKSVAKEFASRGINVNAIAPGYISTDMTAVLSDEVKKDFAAKIPFGRIGQAEDVAEAVLFLVSDKSSYITGQTINVDGGMVM
- the fabK gene encoding enoyl-[acyl-carrier-protein] reductase FabK, which codes for MENKNIICKLLNIKYPILQGGMAWIGTAELAAAVSNAGGLGIIGAGHMPPDLLREEIRKTKANTDKPFGVNIMLMSPFVREVMQVVIEERVPVVTTGAGNPGEYIPALKEIGTKIIPVVASVALAKRLVRTGVDAVIAEGMESGGHIGEITTMALLPQIVDAVDVPVIAAGGIADSRGVVAAFALGASAVQIGSRFVVANECIAHENYKQAVLKAKDRSTVVTGVATGHPVRVIANKLSREYLEKEKSGVSAEELEELGAGTLQLAARKGDTEKGSVMIGQISGMINACQSVEEIIQEIIQGIPAVMNNLKDSLE
- a CDS encoding glutamine synthetase; the encoded protein is MMKDLLCVIPAGTAKEELIAMLQKHPEIKFVSVVGIDLAGNDTDEKIPVGVFIKDIEGFYHGGAVQTDGSSVVLTGIATLNNAKVDMPADPSVNWYVDYNFEHYDEETGKPVGTLRIPGFLVHEGKKVDSRAVLAESLNYVKTELLGLFKKYPKIAGLEHVDGNEVENIVFTSATELEFWVKTPLVQAEIAEMSASQVMQEQYWQRTRGAVRTATEQAILMLDAYGLHAEMGHKEVGGLKAHIDESGNLTHVCEQIEIDWRFADAMQAADNELLARILVKEIFRANGLEVNFKAKPMIGLAGNGEHTHVGMAAVLKSGKTVNLFSPTVMTEDFLSAIGYGTIMGILKNYEVVNPFISATNDSLNRLKPGFEAPVCIVTSLGHVPETPSRNRTILAGLVRDVENPYATRFEVRACNPYTNTYIALAAIYLAAFDGIKAAVTSGKSTTELLAELSKEAGQEGFYLEKDRAYRSEEDVFEDYEDEERDRLFGRPPATVWENMIAFEKYANKKDVFTASGALREEIINAFVAGALTRWKTELISRIIPENLNIVRAAKKVHDVGSNDHDCYMWAKVNELRQYLAKDTIDVKSLFSLVEEALNDGDYETASALQIEMYDRIEELKVMYAEYKKNII
- the fapR gene encoding transcription factor FapR, which codes for MAKIKKTMRHQLLLKNMQTSPFLTDEELAKMLDVSIQTIRLDRLELGIPELRERTKKMAESAQAKIKSIASDEIIGDLIDLQLGKSAISIIKITPDMVFEKTQVARGHYVFSQANSLALAVIDAPAAVTGVANIKYKTPIHVGEKLVAKAEVIRQRGNKYFIWVKTRNDVQEVFRAKFIMVSL
- a CDS encoding acyl carrier protein; protein product: MSTFDKVKEIVVEQLGVDADDVNIDSTFIDDLGADSLDIVELIMAFEEEFNVEIPDEIAEKIKTVKDTVDYIDKNK
- the plsX gene encoding phosphate acyltransferase PlsX, which encodes MKIAIDAMGGDYAPREIVLGAVDAVKEEKLGVVLVGNENEIKSILKEISGWEKLDIEIKHTNEVIEMDEQPVIAVRKKKNASLVIATALVKEGYCDAVVSAGSTGAAVAAALFGLGRVRGIERPVIATPIPNLKGVTVLLDSGANVDSKPKHLVQSGIMGSVYAEYVFGISNPRVGLLNIGEEETKGNEQVLTTYEMLKALNTINFIGNAEGRDVPKGNFDVVVCDGFVGNVVLKFAEGLISTLKKLIISEIKSSNIFVKIAALILKKALGKLGKRLDHSEYGGALLLGVNGCFIICHGSSKAKAIKNSIKVASQSVQNEVIKHIRDNIAKEAIC